GTTTAATAAAACAATGAATATAACTAAAAAAATTAAAAATAGCTATTAATTCATTAAAATTAAATAATTGAAAATAAAATAAATAATATCATATTATGCAAAAGATTTAAATACCATTAGGTGGAAATCTATTTCCATGGTTGGAAGTATGTTTCCGATATAAGCCATGTTATGGAGAATGATTTTTAATGAAAGAAATTACCGAAGAAATGATAGCTGATGTAACCAGCAAAATGAAAGAGGACAATATTAAATTCATCAGATTGCAATTTGTTGATATTAACGGTTATGTAAAAAACATTGTAATCCCATTTAAAGAAGAAGATGTAGGGGACTTATTCACTGAAGGAATGTTATTTGATGGATCTTCTATTGAAGGATTTGTTGACATTAATGAAAGTGACCTTGTCCTTAAACCAGATATTAGAACTTACTCTAGATTATCTTGGAGACCTGAAGAATCTGCAGTATGTAGATTTATCTGTGATGTTTGGACTCCTGAAGGAAAACCATTTGAAGGAGACCCAAGAAGCATATTGAAAAAAAGTTTAGCAAAAATTACCAAAATGGGATTAAGATACAATATTGGACCAGAACCTGAATTCTTTATTGTAAATATTGATGAAGAAGGAAATCCATATCCTTACGATGAAGCAGGATACTTTGATGTAGAACCATTAGACAAAGGTCCTGACTTTAGAAGAGAATTAACTTTCAACTTAGAAGAATTAGGATTTGAAGTAGAAGCATCTCACCACGAAGTAGCACCTGGTCAAAACGAAATTGCATTTAAATTTAAAGATGCATTAAAAACTGCAGATGCAGTAATCACATTTAAACAAGCAATTAAAGCTATTGTAGACAATATTGCAAGCTTTGACCAAAAAAATTATCAAGTTACCTTCATGCCAAAACCATTCTTTGGTGTAAATGGTAGTGGAATGCACTGTCACCAATCTGTATTTAAAGGAGACAAAAATTTATTCTCAAATCCAAACAGTGACACTGGATTATCCAAAGATGCATTATACTTTATTGGAGGATTATTAAAACACGCCCCAGCATTAACTGCAATTACTAACCCAATTGTAAACTCCTACAAACGTTTAGTACCAGGTTATGAAGCACCTGTGTACAGGGCATATGGATTTAAAAACAGATCTACTTTAATTAGAATTCCAGCAGCACGTGGAAAAGCAACACGTATTGAATACAGAGCCCCAGACCCATCTTGTAACCCATACTTAGCATTTGCAGCTATGTTAGAAGCAGGAATTGATGGAATTCAAAACAAAATAGATCCTGGTGATCCAACTGAAATCAACATCTATGAATTAACTGATGAACAAAGAGAAGATTTAGGAATTAAAGTATTACCTTCCAGTTTATGGGAAGCATACCACTCCCTTGAAGAAGATGAATACATCCTTAATGCTTTAGGTGACCACATCAGTCAAAAATTCTTAGAATTAAAATACAAAGAATGGGACGAATACCGTGTACAAGTATTCGGATATGAACAAAGAAAATACTTAGATATCTAAGTATTCTTTTTTATTTTTTTTATTTAATTTTTGAATATAATGATATTTGATAAGTCAGCTATGATTATATTTAAAATTTAAACTTTTTCTGTGGGGGAGGAATTAAATGACAGAATCAGAACATCGAATGATTGAAATTTTAAGGATATTGGATAAACAAAAAAAGCCAACTGGATCCAAACTAATAGCTAATGAATTAAAAGAAAAAGGATTCAATCTAGGTGAAAGAGCAGTAAGATATCACATGCAGATTTTAGATGAAAAGGGATATACTGAAAAAATGGGATATTCAGGGCGACAAATTACAGATTTAGGTCGTAAAATGATTGAAAAGGGACTGGTCTATGACCAGGTTGATTTTATCCAGTCAAAATTTGAAGAGATGATTTACCTCACTGATTTTGATTACAGAACTAAAAAAGGAAATGTAGTTGTAAACACCTCAACAATCTATGATAAAGAAGCATATGATATTATAATGGATGTATTTAGAAGCGGATTATCTGCAAGTAACTACATCAATGTAAACCCCATAGAAAACAGGAATGAATATGAAATAAAAACTGTTTGTGGAACAACAACAGATGGAATCTTTTTAAATGAAGGAATACCATCAATCCCTCTCTATGGAGGATTACTTAAAATTGAGGATTATGTTCCTACCAAGTTCACAGAATTAATTTCCTACAAGAAAACATCCATTCCCCCACTAGATGCATTTATTTCAAAGGGTATGACATCAGTATTGGATGTTGTGAATGATGGAAATGGAGTTATTCCTGCTAACTTTAGAGTAGTGCCAAGTGTAGCTAAAGAAAAATGTGAAACAATCGTTAAAAATCTTAAAGAAGTAGGAATAAATGGAGTTATAACAATTGGAAATACTGGAGAAAACACACTGGGAGTTCCTGTTACTGATGGAATGGTTGGAATAGCCATTGTTGGTGGAATTACTCCATTTTGTGCTGCTCAGGAAGAAAAATACAACATAAATATTAAAATTGCAGAAGAAATTGGAGACTTTAGTACTTTAAAACCAATCAATAACTGCAAACCAATATTAAAAGCAGCAGACACTAGTTATCATGAAAAAATTCCATTTTTACTTTCAAAAAGCTGGAATTTAATAGAAGAAGTTAATTTTGATATTGAAAAAGAAAAAGGAGACATCATATCCAATGTATCCTATGTAAACAAAGAGGATATTGATGAAATTTTAGATATGATGGGAAAAACTTATAATTCCAATAAGGACTACCTTAATCCTTATTATAAATTAGTGCCTAATGAAAAAGATCCAAGCAAAATCGGAATAGCTACTATTTGTAGTCTTTCAATTGATGGAATATTAATTAAAAATGGTATAATGAGTAATCCTAAATATGGAGGCCTTTTAGAATTAACTGAACCCCCACTATTTGTTGATATGATTTCCTATAGCGGTTCTTCATTGGATCCTCATAAAATATTCATATCAAAAAATATGACTTCAATAAATAAAAATATTGGGCCTGACAAAATATTGGCTTCAATAAAAGAAGTCCCTTATGTTGCAAGAGATTATACAATCCATCTTTTAGATATACTAAACAATATTGGATTTTCAATCTATAAAATAGGTAAACCAAGAGAATTAGTTTACAATGCCAAAGTAGACAACTATAATTTTGGAGTTATTACAGGAAGTGGACTTAACTTAATAGCTGCTCTTAAAGAACAGAATATTGATGTAAAAGTCAAAGCTATTGAAAAACTAATACCATTTGAAGAAATGGAAAAACTATGAAAATAAATAAAAAAAGCTATAATTAAAAATAAAATTAAAAGAGTAGAATGAAAAATAATTAATCATTCTATAAAAATTATAGCTACTTCTTTTTTAATTAATATAATTAATATAAAAAATATACATGTAACAACTGAAACTATTCAGAAATTACAGAAACATAAACTTCTTCATCACCATTTTTAGGGAAATGATGGAACTCAATTAAGTCATCACGAATTTCATCAAAGTCAATTTCTATAGTAGGATTAAGAGTTTCACCATCTAAATTAATTAACATTTTAAATCCAGGTTTTCCAAAATACTCAGAAAGATCTTTATTTAAAACTTCACCTTCAGCAAAAATCCTATTATAAGAAATCTCTAATTTATCGTGAATTTCAACATTTTCTTTTAAGTAATTTATAGCATCATCAACTGTTAAATTTAAGCTTTTCATTTAACTCACCTTAGTTACAAATAAATATGAACTTTCTAGTATAAATAATTGTTTGTATTTATTCGAACTAAATGGTTTTTATAAATGAAAATTAAAAAAAGAATAAAAAAAGATTAATCGAAATCAATTTCAATGACAGTTAATTCACCATCTTTAATATGGCGAACTTCCAATAAATCATCTCTAATTTCATTTAAGTCAATTTCAACAGACTGATTTAAAATTTCACCATTTAATTGTAAATTAACTCTAATTCCTTCCCCAGTTTCTTCATCAGCATCAATAATACTTAATACTTCACCAGGAGCAAAAATACGATTATAAGAAAGTTCTAATGTGTCATTAATTTGTACTTCATTTTTTATATAATCAATAGCTTCATCAGCTGTTAATAAAATTTCATTAACCAAATTAACACCATCTCTATAAAAAAAATTCAAAATATCAATTTAAAGAAGAAAAAGAAAGAAAAAAGGAAATAGAAGAATTATAGATTCCTGTATTCCCTAATTGAGGTATATTCGTCGTCGATTTCTCCATATTCAGACATTTTTTCTCTGTTAGCTTCAGCATCTAAGTATAAAGAACCTTTACCGTTAAGACCAATATCCCCAGTATATTTAATGTATTTTCCTTTGAATACTTCTCCGTCAACTTCAGGATCTTCTACAAGACCTTCGTAAACGAAACCTTCAAGTAATCTACCTAAGAAACCGTGGATTACAATGTTACCGTTTTTCATTTGACCTCCTGGCCAACGGTTTACATCTCCATCAATTTCAATAATACCTTTAGTCATGTGGATACCTGCTAAAATATCACAGTTACCTTTAACACGGATTTTACCACCTGTTAAACATTCACCACATTGTTTTCCAGCATTACCGTAAACGATGATTTCTCCACCAGTCATACCTCTCCATTCACCAATGTAAGAAGCACCAGTAAATTCTTTAGTATCTCCGGTGATTTCAAGTAATCCTCCACTCATTTCTCTTCCTGCATGAGCAGCTGCATTACCGTTAACTTTAATGTGTCCTCCAGACATTTCTGCACCTACGTGAAGGTCAACATCACCATTACAGATGATTTCACCAGCAGACATTTTACAACCGATGTATTTAACTCTGTTTAAGTCACCGTTGAAAATCATTTTAACTTCTTCAGGACCATTAGCTTCTCCTTCAACAGTAATGTCAAAGAAATCGGTGATAGGGAATCTGGAATTACCAATAGGTACTTGGTATTTAGCAAAATCATCTTCAGTCCATGCATAAATTTCATCAGGAATGATTTCCTCCATTTCTAATGCAATGGAAGAAGTTTTTATTTGATCAAAAGTTATTGTTTTCAAATTAAACACCTCATTTATCTTTCAACATCTACTCTAATTGGGTTGGATACGTAATGGTCGTGTACTGGATAGTTTTCCCATTTTACAGAGTAATATTGGGTGAAGAATGGCATGATTTTATCAACAACAGCTTGTTCTTCATGTTCATATCCTTTTACGTTAACCCATACATTTTGACTTTCTTTAACTTTTACAATTTCTTTATCTTTAACTAAGATTTGACCATCTTTAATAGTGTATAAAGCATTAGAGAATCCTTTTTCAATGTCTTCATATTGTCTGGATGGATCAATATCATTAGGGTTCATGTCATATACAGCAATATCTGCTCTGTAACCAGGAGTGAGAGCTCCTCTGTCAGCAAATCCGTGGATTTTAGCAGGTGCTGCTCTGGAAATAGTAGCAATGTCGTAGAAGTCGTATTCTCTGTCGAGAGTTGCAAGAGTGGTTCTTTTTTGTACCCATTTGTGTACTTCTCCGTTTTCAATCATTTCCATTCTTCTTTGGTTACTCATTAACCAGGACATGATTCTTGGGTATCTGATGAAAGGACCTGCGTTAGGGTGGTCAGTAGTTAAACATACTTTCCATGGGTCATCAATGAGTAAGAATAACTCAAGACCAATAGCCCATTGTAAAGCACCAACAGGAGCTTTACCTGAGTAAATACATGGAATAATTCCTGCTGCAGTTTCACATTCAATATCTTTGTTAGCCCATTTTAAACCGGATAATTTGAATAAATCATATTCCATTGGTGCATCTGCAGTCATAGTAGTGGTTTCATCTAAAGTTACTTGACCTACATCACAAGTTACGTGGTCGTGTTTGTTAATGTAGTCTGCAACTTCGGAAGCACCAGATGCTGCATCTTTCCAACTGTTACCAGTGTAAGAGTGGAATTGAAGGTGAGTACAGTGGATAGTTTGATCCCTTATGGTTGCTTTAGGACTTTTCTTAATGTTTTTAACAGCATCTAAAGTTTCAAGAGTAGTAGGTACGTTACCTGGGTGTCCTAAGTCGTTAGGGTGGATGTGGATTGAGTGTGGAAGACCTAATTTTTCGTTAGCTTTTGCTAATGCAATAACTACTTCTTTAGAGGTTACATCAAAGTAAGGTGCTTTATCGTTTACACCATGTACGTTCATACCCCAACCCCATGCTTCACTACCACATGGGTTTACAATTTTAATACCGTATCCTTTGGTTAATTTTAACCAGTAAGATACAAATGCTGCTAAATCATCAATGTTGTTTTCTCTTGCATATTCCATTACAAACCAGTTGTTACCGAATAATGGTAATGCTGGAACATCTATGTTTGGAATAGTAGCGATTTCTTCGTGAGTGTGTTTTGCTTCAAGAGGTGGCATAGCTGCTTCTACAACAGTACCGTAACCTAATCTTGAATATCTGTAACCAGTTGCAGGACAACTTGGGATAGAGAATCCAGATTCTCCTCTAGTTACTTTAGTTTTTTGAGTAACTCCTCTTCTTGAATCTTCAGGTCTGTATAACCTACCTACAACTAATTTAGGACCTGCAACGTGAGCGTGAGGGTCAACACCAGCTGGCATAACTATTTTATCAGTTACATCAATTACTTTTGCATCAGAAGAAACTTCATCTACAATAATGCCATCTTTGAACATGACATCCTTCTTTTCTCCGTTTATTTTGTTAGCTGGATCATAAACAATACCATTTTTAAGTATATATTCCATTATATCACCTTATAATGCGTTTGGATTTGGTTCGTATTTAGGAGCTACGTTTGGCTCTTCTCTGAGTTTCATTACTCTTTCTTTTAATTCGCGAACAATCCATTCATCATCACGACAAGTTTCAGGTTTGTCAATTGCTTTTTTCATGAAAATAGGAACTCCATCCATACGATAACTGGTTCCTCCACATTCTACACCAATAAATGAACCTGGTAAAACAACATCTGCAAGTTCAGTGGAAGGACCCCAGTGAATATCAATTTGGATAACTGGAATATCAGCTAAGTGTTGGTTTGCACCATTAGGGAAGTGAGCACCTGGGTCTGCAGCAATAACCATGAAACAGTCTGGTTCTTTCCTTGTTAATAAATCAATAGTGTTAGTTTCTCCTAACATGTATCTAGCGTATCCTCTACAGAAGTCAACACCAAATGCAAATCCGGTTTCGAAAGCCATGAAAATGTTGAAACCGTTTACGTTAAAGTGACCTTTCATTGGAGTAAGACCCCATTTACTGTATTTGTTTAAGTCTTGAACCATTTTAATAGCTATATCAATGTTTCTTTGTTTTGATAAAGTGTGGGTTAAACCTAAACCGAAGAAGAGAACACCAAATTCTGCATTTTTCATTTCTTCTACTAATTCGTAGATATCTTCTTTAGGAATTCCAGAAATTACATCTTGGTATAATTCTTTACCTCTTAATACAGCTCTGATAGCGTTGTAGAAACCGTAGTCACCGTTTTGTTCAAATCCAATCCATTTATCAGACATTTTTGCAGTATCTGAGAATTTTGGATCCATAGTTACAACAGTTCTGTCAAATCTTCCTCTTTGTCTGAAGTATCCACGACAGAATACAGCATAACGAGCTAAATGTCTTGGGTGAGAGTTCATTGCGTTACTTCCAGAGTAAACACACATATCTGCTCTGTTTTGAACTTCTCCTAAAGTTTGAATAGGATATCCTGCGTTTTGTACAGCTTGTAAACTTGGTCCGTGACAAATGGTTGCTTGGTTATCTAATACAGCACCGATGTATTCACCTAATTCTAAACCTTCTTTCATACATTCAGTGGAAGTTTCAGACCAACCGTAGAATACTGGTCTAATAGAGTTAGCAATGTATTCAGCAGCTTTGTCTAAAGCAGTGTCCCAATCTACTTCCATAAGTTCTCCGTTTTCATCCCTTATCATTGGAACTAATAATCTTTGGTCCATATCTTCCATAATTTTACTTGCACCTAATCTGCAAGCGTGTCTTACAGCAACAACATGGCCATCTTTTACTAAGTAATCTAAGTCGTCACAGTTACATCCACAGAATGCGCATGTACAGTTTTCGACAATGTAATCATAATCTGTAACAGGTGGTTCATAAGTCATGGTCAATCAACTCCTCCCATTTACGTCCTTTGTATACAGGTAATTCACCTAAGGATTCCATGTTTTCAACAACATCATCATCTTCTTCATCGACGTATTTTTTGTATACCCATCTCAT
This region of Methanobrevibacter woesei genomic DNA includes:
- a CDS encoding DUF2097 domain-containing protein — encoded protein: MVNEILLTADEAIDYIKNEVQINDTLELSYNRIFAPGEVLSIIDADEETGEGIRVNLQLNGEILNQSVEIDLNEIRDDLLEVRHIKDGELTVIEIDFD
- a CDS encoding formylmethanofuran dehydrogenase subunit A, which codes for MMEYILKNGIVYDPANKINGEKKDVMFKDGIIVDEVSSDAKVIDVTDKIVMPAGVDPHAHVAGPKLVVGRLYRPEDSRRGVTQKTKVTRGESGFSIPSCPATGYRYSRLGYGTVVEAAMPPLEAKHTHEEIATIPNIDVPALPLFGNNWFVMEYARENNIDDLAAFVSYWLKLTKGYGIKIVNPCGSEAWGWGMNVHGVNDKAPYFDVTSKEVVIALAKANEKLGLPHSIHIHPNDLGHPGNVPTTLETLDAVKNIKKSPKATIRDQTIHCTHLQFHSYTGNSWKDAASGASEVADYINKHDHVTCDVGQVTLDETTTMTADAPMEYDLFKLSGLKWANKDIECETAAGIIPCIYSGKAPVGALQWAIGLELFLLIDDPWKVCLTTDHPNAGPFIRYPRIMSWLMSNQRRMEMIENGEVHKWVQKRTTLATLDREYDFYDIATISRAAPAKIHGFADRGALTPGYRADIAVYDMNPNDIDPSRQYEDIEKGFSNALYTIKDGQILVKDKEIVKVKESQNVWVNVKGYEHEEQAVVDKIMPFFTQYYSVKWENYPVHDHYVSNPIRVDVER
- a CDS encoding formylmethanofuran dehydrogenase subunit C — protein: MFNLKTITFDQIKTSSIALEMEEIIPDEIYAWTEDDFAKYQVPIGNSRFPITDFFDITVEGEANGPEEVKMIFNGDLNRVKYIGCKMSAGEIICNGDVDLHVGAEMSGGHIKVNGNAAAHAGREMSGGLLEITGDTKEFTGASYIGEWRGMTGGEIIVYGNAGKQCGECLTGGKIRVKGNCDILAGIHMTKGIIEIDGDVNRWPGGQMKNGNIVIHGFLGRLLEGFVYEGLVEDPEVDGEVFKGKYIKYTGDIGLNGKGSLYLDAEANREKMSEYGEIDDEYTSIREYRNL
- a CDS encoding DUF2097 domain-containing protein; this encodes MKSLNLTVDDAINYLKENVEIHDKLEISYNRIFAEGEVLNKDLSEYFGKPGFKMLINLDGETLNPTIEIDFDEIRDDLIEFHHFPKNGDEEVYVSVISE
- a CDS encoding DUF128 domain-containing protein, yielding MTESEHRMIEILRILDKQKKPTGSKLIANELKEKGFNLGERAVRYHMQILDEKGYTEKMGYSGRQITDLGRKMIEKGLVYDQVDFIQSKFEEMIYLTDFDYRTKKGNVVVNTSTIYDKEAYDIIMDVFRSGLSASNYINVNPIENRNEYEIKTVCGTTTDGIFLNEGIPSIPLYGGLLKIEDYVPTKFTELISYKKTSIPPLDAFISKGMTSVLDVVNDGNGVIPANFRVVPSVAKEKCETIVKNLKEVGINGVITIGNTGENTLGVPVTDGMVGIAIVGGITPFCAAQEEKYNINIKIAEEIGDFSTLKPINNCKPILKAADTSYHEKIPFLLSKSWNLIEEVNFDIEKEKGDIISNVSYVNKEDIDEILDMMGKTYNSNKDYLNPYYKLVPNEKDPSKIGIATICSLSIDGILIKNGIMSNPKYGGLLELTEPPLFVDMISYSGSSLDPHKIFISKNMTSINKNIGPDKILASIKEVPYVARDYTIHLLDILNNIGFSIYKIGKPRELVYNAKVDNYNFGVITGSGLNLIAALKEQNIDVKVKAIEKLIPFEEMEKL
- a CDS encoding formylmethanofuran dehydrogenase subunit B, producing the protein MTYEPPVTDYDYIVENCTCAFCGCNCDDLDYLVKDGHVVAVRHACRLGASKIMEDMDQRLLVPMIRDENGELMEVDWDTALDKAAEYIANSIRPVFYGWSETSTECMKEGLELGEYIGAVLDNQATICHGPSLQAVQNAGYPIQTLGEVQNRADMCVYSGSNAMNSHPRHLARYAVFCRGYFRQRGRFDRTVVTMDPKFSDTAKMSDKWIGFEQNGDYGFYNAIRAVLRGKELYQDVISGIPKEDIYELVEEMKNAEFGVLFFGLGLTHTLSKQRNIDIAIKMVQDLNKYSKWGLTPMKGHFNVNGFNIFMAFETGFAFGVDFCRGYARYMLGETNTIDLLTRKEPDCFMVIAADPGAHFPNGANQHLADIPVIQIDIHWGPSTELADVVLPGSFIGVECGGTSYRMDGVPIFMKKAIDKPETCRDDEWIVRELKERVMKLREEPNVAPKYEPNPNAL
- the glnA gene encoding type I glutamate--ammonia ligase, translating into MKEITEEMIADVTSKMKEDNIKFIRLQFVDINGYVKNIVIPFKEEDVGDLFTEGMLFDGSSIEGFVDINESDLVLKPDIRTYSRLSWRPEESAVCRFICDVWTPEGKPFEGDPRSILKKSLAKITKMGLRYNIGPEPEFFIVNIDEEGNPYPYDEAGYFDVEPLDKGPDFRRELTFNLEELGFEVEASHHEVAPGQNEIAFKFKDALKTADAVITFKQAIKAIVDNIASFDQKNYQVTFMPKPFFGVNGSGMHCHQSVFKGDKNLFSNPNSDTGLSKDALYFIGGLLKHAPALTAITNPIVNSYKRLVPGYEAPVYRAYGFKNRSTLIRIPAARGKATRIEYRAPDPSCNPYLAFAAMLEAGIDGIQNKIDPGDPTEINIYELTDEQREDLGIKVLPSSLWEAYHSLEEDEYILNALGDHISQKFLELKYKEWDEYRVQVFGYEQRKYLDI